The Streptomyces collinus DNA segment GAGCCGGTCGACGTCAGGACGCTCATCGAGGACCTGGAGCGGGCCGTCGCGCGCGGGGTCTTCTTCCCCGTCCTGGCCGCCGCCCCGGCGGGTGAGGGCGCCCGGCAGGGGATCGGCACCCTGGAACTGCTGGAGCTGATCACGCGGGGCTTCCCGACGCCGCTGGAGCACGAGACGGTGCGGGTGACGACCATCGACGGCAAGCCGCGCGAGCTCAAGCCGTGCGACCCGGACGCCCCGCTGGTCGCGGAGGTCGTGAAGACCTCCTCGGACCCGTACGTGGGCCGGCTGTCGCTGATCCGCCTGTTCTCCGGCACCCTGCGCGCCGACCAGACGGTCCACGTCTCCGGGCACGGGCTGGCCGACCGCGGGCACGAGGACCACGACGTCGACGAGCGGATCGGCGCCCTGTCCACGCCGTTCGGCAAGCAGCAGCGCCCGGTGTCGCACGTCATCGCGGGCGACCTGGCCTGCGTGGCGAAGCTGGGCCGCGCCGAGACCGGCGACACCCTGTCCGCCAAGGACGACCCGCTGCTCATGGAGCCGTGGCAGATGCCCGACCCGCTGCTGCCGCTGGCCATCCAAGCGCACAGCAAACCCGACGAGGACAAGCTGTCCCAGGGCCTGGCCCGGCTGGTGGCCGAGGACCCGACGATGCGGCTGGAGCAGAACCAGGACACCCACCAGGTGGTCCTGTGGTGCCTGGGCGAGGCGCACGCCGACGTCGCCCTGGAGCGGCTGCGCAGCCGGTACGGCGTCCAGGTCGACGTCGTCCCCCACCGGGTGTCCCTGCGCGAGACGTTCGCGGACAAGTCGGCCGGCCGCGGCAGGCACGTCAAGCAGTCCGGCGGGCACGGGCAGTTCGCGATCTGCGAGATCGAGGTCGAGCCGCTGCCCGGCGGGTCCGGCATCGAGTTCGTCGACAAGGTCGTGGGCGGCGCGGTGCCCCGGCAGTTCATCCCGTCGGTGGAGAAGGGCGTACGGGCCCAGGCGGCCAAGGGGGTCGCGGCCGGGTATCCGCTGATCGACGTACGGGTGACCCTCCTGGACGGCAAGGCGCACTCGGTGGACTCCTCCGACGCCGCCTTCCAGACGGCCGGCGCGCTCGCGCTGCGGGAGGCCGCGGCCGACGCGAGGATCCATCTGCTGGAGCCGGTGGCCGAGGTGTCGGTGCTGGTCGGCGACGACTTCGTGGGCGCCGTGATGAGTGACCTGTCGGGACGGCGCGGCCGGGTGCTCGGCACCGAGCAGACACCGGGCGGGCGCACCCTGATCCGGGCCGAGGTGCCGGAGATCGAGATCGGCCGGTACGCGATCGACCTGCGGTCGATGGCGCACGGCACGGCGGGGTTCAGCCGCCGGTACGCGCGCCACGAACCGATGCCGCAGCAGGTAGCGGACCGGGTGCGTGAAGGGGAGCGCAAGGCCTCGTAGTTGGCGCCGGGCGCCACCAAG contains these protein-coding regions:
- a CDS encoding elongation factor G-like protein EF-G2; this encodes MGDKAQTHPGAAGRAQAADHPQSVRNVVLVGHSGSGKTTLVEALALTAGAVNRAGRVEDGGTVSDYDDIEHRQQRSVQLSLVPVEWDGIKVNLLDTPGYADFVGELRAGLRAADAALFVVSASDGVDGSTRMVWEECAAVGMPRAIVVTHLESARSDFEEMTRSCAEAFGADDPDAVLPLYLPLHGPQAPDGHAPVTGLIGLLSQKLFDYSTGERKESEPGEDQLPLIEEARNRLIEGIIAESEDETLMDRYLGGEPVDVRTLIEDLERAVARGVFFPVLAAAPAGEGARQGIGTLELLELITRGFPTPLEHETVRVTTIDGKPRELKPCDPDAPLVAEVVKTSSDPYVGRLSLIRLFSGTLRADQTVHVSGHGLADRGHEDHDVDERIGALSTPFGKQQRPVSHVIAGDLACVAKLGRAETGDTLSAKDDPLLMEPWQMPDPLLPLAIQAHSKPDEDKLSQGLARLVAEDPTMRLEQNQDTHQVVLWCLGEAHADVALERLRSRYGVQVDVVPHRVSLRETFADKSAGRGRHVKQSGGHGQFAICEIEVEPLPGGSGIEFVDKVVGGAVPRQFIPSVEKGVRAQAAKGVAAGYPLIDVRVTLLDGKAHSVDSSDAAFQTAGALALREAAADARIHLLEPVAEVSVLVGDDFVGAVMSDLSGRRGRVLGTEQTPGGRTLIRAEVPEIEIGRYAIDLRSMAHGTAGFSRRYARHEPMPQQVADRVREGERKAS